One genomic segment of Microbacterium sp. ProA8 includes these proteins:
- a CDS encoding helicase HerA-like domain-containing protein, protein MTAPDSPAPDVTATDPAILAAEAELARLRAEADAAEAQLKAAQARAALAAAEAAAAKAKATGTPAPRPAEDASAQPTPGPTEDASAQPTPAVQNGPADTDSAGSANAGEPSGGTSQGPARAPSSPPATQEQTPQPAISLTEARPLDQKDVEKITSGYAFEEATLDLGALLNGDPVPSAQIRIPLGMMNRHGLVAGATGTGKTRTLQGLAEQLAAKGVPVFAADIKGDLSGVATPGEPSEKLLARTQAIGQDWKPEASATEYFALGGIGKGVPVRATVSGFGPLLLSKVLGLNDTQESSLGLVFHYADANGLALVDLSDLRAVLSHLTSDEGKAELKELGGLSAATAGVILRELITFADAGADVFFGEPEFDVADFLRTAPDGRGIISLLEVPGVIDKPALFSTFLMYLLAELFEILPEVGDADKPKLVFFFDEAHLLFKDASKDFLAAIVQTVRLIRSKGVGVFFVTQTPKDVPSDVLAQLGSRVQHALRAFTPDDAKALRATVGTYPKSGYDLERVLQELGTGEAIVTVMSEKGAPTPVAWTRLRAPQGLMSPTPDPAIDAAVKASTLLAKYGTAIDRESAREILAAKMRAADDAAAAEDAALAKAKAEAEYAKQKAAIDKQQAAADKASAAAEKKAQQEYERLLKKTAGTTRTSRSTQKSPLDQILNSKSTQTILGGVIRGIFGTGRR, encoded by the coding sequence ATGACCGCGCCCGACTCGCCTGCGCCCGACGTCACCGCGACCGATCCGGCCATCCTGGCCGCCGAGGCCGAGCTCGCGCGGTTGCGCGCCGAGGCGGACGCGGCCGAAGCCCAGCTGAAGGCCGCGCAGGCCCGGGCGGCGCTCGCCGCCGCCGAGGCCGCCGCCGCCAAGGCGAAGGCGACCGGCACTCCCGCGCCCCGCCCCGCGGAGGACGCGTCGGCGCAGCCGACGCCCGGCCCCACGGAGGATGCGTCGGCGCAGCCGACGCCCGCTGTTCAGAACGGGCCCGCAGACACGGATTCGGCGGGCAGTGCGAACGCGGGGGAACCATCCGGCGGCACGAGCCAGGGGCCCGCGCGAGCGCCCAGCTCGCCCCCGGCGACGCAGGAACAAACTCCTCAACCGGCCATCTCTCTCACGGAAGCCCGCCCACTCGACCAGAAAGACGTCGAGAAGATCACCTCCGGCTACGCGTTCGAGGAGGCCACCCTCGACCTCGGCGCCCTGCTCAACGGCGACCCGGTGCCGTCGGCGCAGATCCGCATTCCGCTCGGCATGATGAATCGCCACGGGCTCGTGGCGGGAGCGACGGGAACCGGCAAGACGCGCACGCTGCAGGGGCTGGCCGAGCAGCTCGCCGCAAAGGGCGTGCCGGTGTTCGCCGCCGACATCAAGGGCGACCTGTCGGGCGTTGCGACACCGGGGGAGCCGAGCGAGAAGCTGCTCGCGCGCACCCAGGCGATCGGGCAGGACTGGAAGCCGGAGGCGTCGGCGACCGAGTACTTCGCGCTGGGCGGCATCGGCAAGGGCGTGCCGGTGCGCGCCACCGTGTCGGGCTTCGGGCCGCTGCTGCTGAGCAAGGTGCTGGGCCTGAACGACACGCAGGAGTCGAGCCTCGGTCTCGTGTTCCACTACGCCGACGCGAACGGCCTCGCCCTCGTGGACCTGTCGGACCTGCGCGCGGTGCTCAGCCACCTCACCAGCGATGAGGGCAAGGCAGAGCTCAAGGAGCTCGGCGGGCTGTCCGCGGCGACCGCGGGCGTCATCCTGCGCGAGCTGATCACCTTCGCGGATGCCGGAGCCGACGTCTTCTTCGGCGAGCCCGAGTTCGACGTGGCCGATTTTCTCCGCACGGCGCCCGACGGCCGCGGCATCATCAGCCTGCTCGAGGTGCCCGGGGTGATCGACAAGCCGGCGCTGTTCTCGACGTTCCTGATGTACCTGCTCGCCGAGCTCTTCGAGATCCTCCCCGAGGTGGGCGACGCCGACAAGCCCAAGCTCGTCTTCTTCTTCGACGAGGCGCACCTGCTGTTCAAGGACGCCTCGAAGGACTTCCTCGCCGCCATCGTGCAGACCGTCCGGCTCATCCGGTCGAAGGGCGTCGGCGTGTTCTTCGTGACGCAGACCCCCAAGGACGTGCCCTCCGACGTGCTGGCCCAGCTGGGCTCGCGCGTGCAGCATGCCCTTCGCGCGTTCACGCCCGACGATGCGAAGGCGCTGCGCGCGACCGTCGGCACCTACCCGAAGTCGGGGTACGACCTCGAGCGGGTGCTGCAGGAGCTCGGCACCGGCGAGGCCATCGTCACGGTGATGAGCGAGAAGGGCGCCCCCACCCCGGTCGCGTGGACGCGGCTGCGCGCCCCGCAGGGGCTGATGTCGCCGACGCCCGATCCGGCGATCGACGCCGCGGTGAAGGCATCCACCCTGCTCGCGAAGTACGGCACGGCGATCGACCGGGAGTCCGCGCGAGAGATCCTGGCGGCCAAGATGAGGGCCGCCGACGATGCCGCCGCCGCGGAGGACGCGGCCCTCGCGAAGGCGAAGGCCGAGGCAGAGTATGCGAAGCAGAAGGCCGCGATCGACAAGCAGCAGGCCGCCGCCGACAAGGCGAGCGCCGCGGCCGAGAAGAAGGCGCAGCAGGAGTACGAGCGGCTGCTCAAGAAGACGGCGGGCACGACGCGCACGTCGCGATCGACCCAGAAGTCGCCGCTCGACCAGATCCTGAACTCCAAGTCGACGCAGACTATCCTCGGGGGAGTGATCCGCGGGATCTTCGGCACCGGCAGGCGCTGA
- a CDS encoding phosphatase PAP2 family protein, with protein MTTTERRVAVPVIAYLVAGSVLVVLSCLLGWWIFSRGEEPFAIDTAWNSFVADWWHPVVAGFSHVLNFVGAGWMGILVVPIGGAIGLILLRRPWAAAYFLAAEAVSAAGVQVLKHAFGRVRPEDILVLSDYGSYPSGHVANAATIAVAATVIFPRVWVGVVGAVWVLLMAFSRTYLHAHWLSDTVGGALLGAGAALLVAAAFALPLAREGTGVPAKRA; from the coding sequence ATGACCACGACAGAGCGGCGGGTGGCGGTACCCGTCATCGCCTACCTGGTCGCCGGGTCTGTGCTGGTGGTGCTGTCGTGCCTGCTGGGCTGGTGGATCTTCTCGCGCGGCGAAGAGCCGTTCGCGATCGACACGGCGTGGAACAGCTTCGTCGCCGACTGGTGGCATCCCGTGGTCGCCGGGTTCTCGCACGTCCTGAACTTCGTCGGCGCCGGCTGGATGGGCATCCTCGTGGTGCCCATCGGCGGCGCGATCGGGCTCATCCTCTTGAGACGCCCTTGGGCGGCGGCATACTTCCTGGCGGCGGAGGCGGTGTCGGCCGCGGGGGTGCAGGTGCTCAAGCACGCGTTCGGGCGGGTGCGCCCCGAAGACATCCTCGTCCTGTCGGACTACGGCTCATACCCGTCGGGGCATGTGGCCAACGCAGCCACGATCGCCGTGGCGGCCACGGTGATCTTCCCGCGAGTGTGGGTGGGAGTGGTGGGTGCGGTGTGGGTCCTTCTGATGGCGTTCAGTCGCACCTACCTGCATGCGCACTGGCTGAGCGACACCGTCGGCGGCGCCCTGCTCGGCGCGGGTGCGGCGCTGCTCGTGGCGGCCGCCTTCGCCCTTCCGCTGGCTCGCGAGGGAACGGGCGTCCCGGCCAAACGCGCGTGA
- a CDS encoding multidrug effflux MFS transporter: MLDTASIPVQKLQARTPHEPQPHPHPHPTSTGAIRTLGSNPATAPIVLHPGDAITHRRRVLYIVLLGALTALGPFTIDLYLPAFPVLEADFDTTAAMIQLTLTGTMIGFALGQLIVGPLSDKVGRRLPLLAVTALHVVASVGAALAPTLELLSVARVLQGAGAAAGGVVAAAIVRDLFGGRRLVVMLSRLALVSGVAPVLAPLVGSALLAVMPWRGIFVVLAVYGAIMLVSAIVFLPETLPPARRHERGATTVWQRYRSVFSDRVFIGVLIIGGMTFSGLFSYLSSSSFLFQLSYGLSAQQYGLMFAVNSLGVVLGVQTASRLAARFGPQWVMAWSTAVLVVSASAIIVTDQLGLGLWGTIVPLFVFMTGCGFTFPCVQVLALDRHGKAAGTAQSIVGATNFGVAGLISPLVGWIAKDAGITATTMASVMVGCAVVGVLALWLIVRPRTVERLAP, encoded by the coding sequence TTGCTCGACACCGCCTCCATCCCCGTCCAGAAGCTCCAGGCCCGCACGCCGCACGAACCGCAGCCGCACCCGCACCCGCACCCGACGTCCACCGGCGCGATCCGCACCCTCGGCAGCAACCCGGCCACCGCGCCGATCGTGCTGCACCCGGGCGATGCGATCACGCACCGCCGTCGGGTCCTCTACATCGTGCTGCTCGGCGCGCTGACTGCCCTCGGTCCCTTCACGATCGATCTCTACCTGCCCGCGTTCCCGGTGCTCGAGGCCGACTTCGATACCACGGCCGCGATGATCCAGCTCACCCTCACGGGGACGATGATCGGCTTCGCGCTGGGGCAGCTCATCGTCGGCCCGCTGAGCGACAAGGTCGGCCGGCGGCTGCCGCTGCTGGCGGTGACCGCGCTGCACGTCGTGGCCAGCGTCGGCGCAGCCCTCGCGCCGACACTCGAGCTGCTGTCGGTGGCCCGCGTGCTGCAGGGCGCGGGAGCCGCCGCCGGCGGCGTGGTGGCCGCTGCGATCGTGCGTGACCTGTTCGGCGGGCGCCGCCTCGTGGTCATGCTGTCGCGCCTCGCGCTCGTCTCGGGCGTCGCCCCGGTGCTCGCGCCGCTCGTCGGCTCGGCCCTCCTCGCCGTCATGCCGTGGCGCGGCATCTTCGTGGTGCTGGCGGTGTACGGCGCGATCATGCTCGTCTCGGCCATCGTGTTCCTGCCCGAGACCCTGCCGCCCGCGCGCCGCCACGAGCGGGGCGCCACCACGGTCTGGCAGCGCTACCGCAGCGTCTTCAGCGACCGCGTGTTCATCGGCGTGCTCATCATCGGCGGCATGACGTTCTCGGGCCTGTTCTCGTACCTGTCCAGCTCGTCGTTCCTGTTCCAGCTGAGCTACGGCCTGAGCGCCCAGCAGTACGGACTGATGTTCGCCGTCAACTCGCTCGGCGTCGTGCTGGGCGTGCAGACGGCATCGCGGCTGGCGGCCCGCTTCGGCCCGCAGTGGGTGATGGCGTGGTCGACGGCGGTGCTGGTGGTCTCGGCATCCGCCATCATCGTCACCGACCAGCTGGGCCTCGGGCTCTGGGGCACGATCGTCCCGCTGTTCGTCTTCATGACCGGGTGCGGTTTCACCTTCCCGTGCGTGCAGGTGCTGGCGCTCGACCGCCACGGCAAGGCGGCCGGCACCGCGCAGTCGATCGTCGGCGCGACCAACTTCGGCGTCGCAGGCCTCATCTCGCCGCTGGTGGGGTGGATCGCGAAGGATGCCGGCATCACGGCCACCACGATGGCCTCGGTGATGGTCGGGTGCGCGGTGGTCGGCGTGCTGGCGCTGTGGCTGATCGTCCGCCCCCGGACGGTGGAGCGCCTCGCGCCCTGA
- a CDS encoding nitroreductase family deazaflavin-dependent oxidoreductase produces the protein MPARVVDIVRAIIAPLTRTRVFRRVLGPLLLPPVERFVAWISHGRVQVSALLVPSLVLHTVGAKSGEPRDAALMYTPDGQGRAIVAGTNFAGARHPAWTTNLLAHPDAAITVRGRRMLVHATPVPDAERDAVWTRIEAQWPGYRNYERESGRTVRLFRLQPVAAAD, from the coding sequence ATGCCAGCACGGGTCGTCGACATCGTCCGCGCCATCATCGCGCCCCTCACCCGCACGCGGGTGTTCCGGCGGGTGCTGGGGCCTCTCCTGCTGCCACCGGTCGAGCGCTTCGTGGCGTGGATCTCGCACGGCCGCGTGCAGGTGAGCGCGCTCCTCGTCCCCTCGCTGGTGTTGCACACCGTGGGCGCGAAGTCCGGCGAGCCGCGTGACGCGGCGCTGATGTACACGCCCGACGGGCAGGGACGCGCGATCGTCGCGGGCACGAACTTCGCCGGCGCGCGGCACCCCGCGTGGACCACCAATCTGCTGGCCCACCCGGATGCCGCGATCACCGTGCGCGGCCGGCGCATGCTCGTCCACGCCACCCCGGTGCCCGACGCCGAGCGCGACGCGGTGTGGACGCGCATCGAGGCCCAGTGGCCCGGCTACCGCAACTACGAACGCGAGTCCGGCCGCACCGTCCGCCTCTTCCGCCTGCAGCCGGTGGCCGCAGCGGACTGA
- a CDS encoding DUF3105 domain-containing protein encodes MTPTSDKRASGNPATQAKIDLTVKQQREQKRQEKLAEYQKQLAKRRRSKLVWWIVGSVAAILVIAAIVASIVFAPAPAPTYDRGDSDGSGIEGVETFTNTANHVEGDVEYPQTPPAGGDHNVAWLNCGVYTEPVPNVNAVHSLEHGAVWVTYDPAQVSEEEIAQLEDALPSTYTVLSPYNDMDSPIALSAWNAQLKLDSADDERIEEFITAYWNSTNAPEPGAACTGAFEAPGKK; translated from the coding sequence ATGACCCCGACCTCCGACAAGCGCGCGAGCGGCAACCCGGCCACGCAGGCGAAGATCGACCTCACCGTCAAGCAGCAGCGCGAGCAGAAGCGCCAGGAGAAGCTCGCCGAGTACCAGAAGCAGCTCGCCAAACGGCGGCGCAGCAAGCTCGTGTGGTGGATCGTCGGGTCCGTGGCGGCCATCCTCGTCATCGCGGCGATCGTGGCCTCGATCGTCTTCGCGCCGGCGCCCGCGCCGACCTACGACCGGGGCGACAGCGATGGCAGCGGCATCGAGGGCGTCGAGACGTTCACCAACACGGCGAACCACGTCGAGGGCGATGTCGAGTACCCCCAGACTCCCCCGGCGGGCGGCGACCACAACGTCGCATGGCTGAACTGCGGCGTCTACACCGAGCCCGTGCCCAATGTGAACGCCGTCCACTCTCTCGAGCACGGCGCGGTCTGGGTCACCTACGACCCGGCACAGGTGTCGGAAGAGGAGATCGCCCAGCTCGAGGACGCGCTCCCCTCGACCTACACGGTGCTCTCGCCGTACAACGACATGGACAGCCCGATCGCCCTCAGTGCGTGGAACGCCCAGCTCAAGCTCGACTCCGCCGACGACGAGCGCATCGAGGAGTTCATCACGGCGTACTGGAACAGCACGAACGCTCCCGAGCCGGGCGCGGCCTGCACCGGCGCGTTCGAAGCGCCGGGTAAGAAGTAG